In the genome of Streptomyces racemochromogenes, one region contains:
- a CDS encoding LytR C-terminal domain-containing protein gives MNDPQDPYDPYAAQQQLIGYDAYGRPVYGQVTAQPVQPAQPVPHPYEQQYAAYPQYPQYEQPYPEPQPPDPYPGPPDPAQWIPHQAAPQQQPAQAPAPVPVPEPRRAAPAESAAGVADAPGGRDYRTEQFSFIDQPDEDSEDVIDWLAFTESRTERREEARRRGRNRVVALVVVLALSAVGGLGYLWYTGGLPFLDGPGRKKPAAAAAGAQKRDMIVVHLHNTKRGGSSTALLVDNVTTGQGATVLIPNTLGVPQQDGTATTLGKAVEEGGLGTRESLDTVLGTRIGGTWRLDTPFLERLVELVGGIEADTDAAVPADEQAKTPAVAQGPKQSLTGAMAVAYATYRGRGEPEAKQLERTGRVLYAVLRKMPGDPGAAATTVESMGQILDPGLDAKNLGGLLSRIGEHAKVAAYRTEVLTVKPDGGLTDEAGRKVVKEVLGGSFGAAQPGASPRVGLKDATGDEKAQVAAKAALLNGGYGFVDGGRADRTAAATRITYQDQAQRDRAVDVAKTLGLPESAVQKAESPVNADVVVVLGKDYKPS, from the coding sequence TACGGACAGGTGACCGCGCAGCCAGTACAGCCCGCACAGCCCGTACCGCACCCGTACGAGCAGCAGTACGCGGCGTACCCGCAGTACCCCCAGTACGAGCAGCCGTACCCGGAGCCGCAGCCTCCCGACCCGTACCCGGGCCCGCCGGACCCCGCGCAGTGGATCCCGCACCAGGCCGCCCCGCAGCAGCAGCCGGCCCAGGCACCCGCGCCCGTCCCGGTGCCCGAGCCGCGCCGGGCCGCGCCCGCCGAGTCCGCCGCCGGCGTCGCGGACGCACCCGGCGGCCGCGACTACCGCACGGAGCAGTTCTCGTTCATCGACCAGCCCGACGAGGACTCCGAGGACGTCATCGACTGGCTCGCCTTCACCGAGAGCCGGACCGAACGCCGTGAGGAGGCCCGCCGCCGCGGCCGCAACCGGGTCGTCGCGCTGGTCGTCGTCCTCGCCCTGTCCGCGGTCGGAGGGCTGGGCTACCTCTGGTACACGGGCGGGCTGCCGTTCCTCGACGGCCCGGGACGGAAGAAGCCCGCCGCGGCCGCCGCCGGCGCGCAGAAGCGCGACATGATCGTCGTTCACCTGCACAACACCAAGCGGGGCGGCAGCTCCACCGCCCTCCTCGTGGACAACGTCACGACCGGGCAGGGCGCCACCGTCCTGATCCCCAACACGCTCGGCGTCCCCCAGCAGGACGGCACCGCGACCACCCTCGGCAAGGCCGTCGAGGAGGGCGGTCTCGGCACCCGCGAGTCCCTCGACACCGTCCTCGGCACCCGCATCGGCGGCACCTGGCGCCTGGACACCCCCTTCCTGGAACGCCTCGTCGAGCTGGTCGGGGGCATCGAGGCCGACACCGACGCCGCCGTCCCGGCCGACGAGCAGGCCAAGACCCCCGCCGTGGCACAGGGGCCCAAGCAGAGCCTCACCGGCGCGATGGCCGTCGCGTACGCCACGTACCGGGGCCGCGGCGAACCGGAGGCCAAGCAGCTGGAGCGCACCGGCCGGGTGCTCTACGCCGTCCTCCGCAAGATGCCGGGCGACCCCGGGGCGGCGGCCACGACCGTCGAGAGCATGGGCCAGATCCTCGACCCGGGGCTCGACGCGAAGAACCTCGGCGGGCTGCTGTCGCGGATCGGCGAGCACGCCAAGGTGGCGGCGTACCGCACCGAGGTGCTCACCGTGAAACCGGACGGCGGCCTGACCGACGAGGCCGGCCGGAAGGTCGTCAAGGAGGTCCTCGGCGGCTCCTTCGGCGCGGCCCAGCCCGGCGCCTCCCCGCGGGTCGGCCTCAAGGACGCCACCGGGGACGAGAAGGCGCAGGTCGCGGCGAAGGCGGCGCTGCTCAACGGCGGCTACGGCTTCGTGGACGGCGGCAGGGCCGACCGGACGGCGGCCGCCACGCGGATCACGTACCAGGACCAGGCCCAGCGGGACCGGGCCGTCGACGTCGCCAAGACGCTGGGCCTGCCGGAATCGGCTGTGCAGAAGGCCGAGAGCCCGGTGAACGCGGACGTCGTGGTGGTGCTCGGCAAGGACTACAAGCCGTCCTGA
- a CDS encoding histidine phosphatase family protein yields MSTTTTTAGKPGRKIVLWRHGQTSWNLERRFQGSTDIELTETGVAQARRAARLLASLKPDAIVASDLRRAADTAAELAGVTGLSVAHDAALRETYAGEWQGLTHEEILAKHGEQYAAWKRGEPVRRGGGELETEVADRAAPVVLKHADRLPECGTLVVVSHGGTIRTTIGRLLGLEPPHWEGLGGLSNCCWSVLGEGARGWRLLEHNAGTLPEPVLGDDD; encoded by the coding sequence CTGAGCACGACCACGACGACCGCCGGCAAGCCCGGCAGGAAGATCGTCCTCTGGCGGCACGGCCAGACCTCGTGGAACCTCGAGCGCCGCTTCCAGGGCTCGACGGACATCGAGCTGACCGAGACGGGTGTGGCGCAGGCGCGCCGCGCCGCCCGCCTGCTCGCCTCGCTGAAGCCGGACGCCATCGTCGCCTCCGACCTGCGGCGGGCCGCGGACACGGCCGCCGAGCTGGCCGGCGTCACGGGGTTGTCCGTGGCGCACGACGCGGCGCTGCGCGAGACGTACGCGGGCGAGTGGCAGGGCCTCACGCACGAGGAGATCCTCGCCAAGCACGGCGAGCAGTACGCGGCGTGGAAGCGCGGCGAGCCGGTGCGCCGCGGTGGGGGCGAGCTGGAGACCGAGGTCGCCGACCGCGCCGCCCCGGTGGTGCTGAAGCACGCGGACCGGCTGCCCGAGTGCGGCACGCTCGTCGTCGTCAGCCACGGCGGCACGATCCGTACGACCATCGGGCGGCTGCTGGGTCTGGAGCCGCCCCACTGGGAGGGCCTGGGCGGGCTCTCCAACTGCTGCTGGTCCGTCCTCGGCGAGGGCGCGCGCGGCTGGCGCCTGCTGGAGCACAACGCCGGCACCCTGCCGGAGCCGGTGCTCGGCGACGACGACTGA
- the rsfS gene encoding ribosome silencing factor, which produces MTATDRSIELITTAAQAAADRLAHDIIAYDVSDVLSITDAFLLASAPNDRQVKSIVDEIEERLLKELGAKPVRREGDRDARWILLDYVDIVVHVQHSEERVFYALERLWKDCPEIELPEDAKLTIGKAEEHAKLREAQGDDEMDGDLF; this is translated from the coding sequence GTGACCGCCACGGACCGCTCCATCGAGCTCATCACCACCGCCGCCCAGGCGGCGGCCGACCGGCTCGCGCACGACATCATCGCGTACGACGTCAGCGACGTGCTGTCGATCACCGACGCCTTCCTGCTCGCCTCGGCGCCCAACGACCGCCAGGTCAAGTCGATCGTCGACGAGATCGAGGAGCGCCTCCTCAAGGAGCTCGGCGCCAAGCCGGTGCGCCGCGAGGGCGACCGCGACGCCCGCTGGATCCTGCTCGACTACGTCGACATCGTCGTCCACGTCCAGCACAGCGAGGAGCGCGTCTTCTACGCGCTGGAGCGCCTGTGGAAGGACTGCCCCGAGATCGAGCTCCCCGAGGACGCCAAGCTCACCATCGGCAAGGCAGAGGAGCACGCCAAGCTGCGCGAGGCGCAGGGCGACGACGAGATGGACGGTGATCTGTTCTGA